The following are encoded together in the Geobacter sulfurreducens PCA genome:
- a CDS encoding lipid-A-disaccharide synthase N-terminal domain-containing protein, with product MSKAAMLTMGIGFAGQALFFMRFFVQWIHTERRKESVIPEAFWYFSIIGGLFLLVYAVIKRDPVFIVGQSTGTVIYLRNLYFIRKNKRKDVIDALES from the coding sequence ATGTCTAAGGCGGCGATGCTTACCATGGGAATCGGTTTCGCCGGACAGGCCCTGTTCTTCATGCGCTTTTTCGTCCAGTGGATCCATACCGAGCGCCGGAAGGAAAGCGTCATTCCCGAGGCGTTCTGGTACTTCAGCATCATCGGCGGGTTGTTCCTGCTGGTCTACGCTGTCATAAAACGGGACCCGGTCTTCATCGTGGGACAATCCACCGGTACGGTCATCTATCTGCGCAACCTCTACTTCATCCGCAAAAACAAGAGGAAGGACGTGATCGATGCGCTTGAGTCGTAG
- a CDS encoding ArnT family glycosyltransferase, giving the protein MRLSRRALPFLAIYFLILLYPGSALHLRESTEARYGEIAREMVVTGNWLEPHLNGIKHFHKPPLSMWGMAAGMELFGINGFGVRFFGIVAATAALAALLGTARIFLGSGDEAINAMLICGTSLLFLSSSRVVSTDIYLACFTALAQLMLFRQLYGGRSFWNAPLYGLFLGLGFLTKGPIILLFTLLPFLVAKTFDRDHRNVFTWREVAAAAGAFAAVALPWYLAVSISNPELPDYFLKVQTVDRVATNRFGRDKPFWYFFVIFSATFFPYTLFLARGVAGWKQLDGRIRTIFVYIVAPLVVFSLAKSKLSAYILPFYGTASIITAYALARFETARLRAATLVILTLAAVAAGGTGFFYKPAAPLKIQLLLYGVALLVLCAYLWKSRLSPQFVRNTALYTLCLSVTIYGAMTHLGPHLKGYGDMVAAIDRIDPEHKRDILMYGTFIPSLSFYRNRIAAMGLVTDRDLRFEEDGANRDIYLPTDADVERFLAARGEIFVVTDQGQMDQFRLKHACSVTPVFVQRKHTAYLCRREPPPHPVP; this is encoded by the coding sequence ATGCGCTTGAGTCGTAGGGCGCTCCCCTTCCTGGCCATCTACTTCCTGATCCTCCTCTACCCCGGGTCGGCCCTCCACCTGAGAGAGTCCACCGAGGCCCGCTACGGTGAAATCGCCCGGGAGATGGTAGTGACCGGGAACTGGCTCGAGCCGCACCTGAACGGCATCAAGCACTTCCACAAGCCTCCCCTGTCCATGTGGGGAATGGCCGCCGGGATGGAGCTCTTCGGCATCAACGGCTTCGGGGTCCGCTTTTTCGGCATCGTTGCCGCAACGGCAGCCCTGGCCGCCCTGCTCGGGACGGCCCGCATCTTCCTCGGCAGCGGGGACGAGGCGATCAATGCCATGCTCATCTGCGGCACATCGCTCCTCTTCCTCTCCTCGTCACGGGTGGTTTCCACCGACATCTACCTGGCCTGCTTCACGGCCCTGGCCCAACTCATGCTCTTCCGCCAGCTGTACGGCGGGCGCAGCTTCTGGAACGCCCCCCTCTACGGGCTGTTCCTGGGCCTCGGGTTCCTCACCAAGGGACCGATCATCCTGCTCTTCACCCTGCTCCCCTTTCTGGTGGCCAAGACCTTTGACCGCGATCACCGCAACGTTTTCACCTGGCGCGAGGTGGCCGCGGCGGCCGGCGCCTTTGCAGCGGTGGCACTCCCCTGGTACCTGGCGGTGAGCATCAGCAATCCGGAGCTTCCCGACTACTTCCTCAAAGTCCAGACCGTGGACCGGGTGGCCACCAACCGCTTCGGCCGGGACAAGCCGTTCTGGTACTTCTTCGTCATCTTCAGCGCCACCTTTTTCCCCTACACGCTGTTCCTGGCCCGGGGCGTCGCCGGGTGGAAGCAGCTCGACGGACGGATCAGGACGATCTTCGTCTATATAGTGGCGCCGCTGGTAGTGTTCTCCCTGGCAAAGAGCAAGCTGTCCGCCTACATCCTCCCCTTTTACGGCACGGCCTCCATCATAACGGCATACGCGCTGGCCCGGTTCGAGACGGCCCGGCTGCGGGCCGCCACCCTGGTCATCCTCACCCTGGCCGCCGTTGCGGCCGGCGGAACCGGCTTTTTCTACAAACCGGCCGCCCCCCTGAAAATCCAGCTCCTCCTCTACGGCGTAGCGCTCCTCGTCCTGTGCGCCTACCTCTGGAAGAGCCGCCTCTCGCCCCAGTTCGTGAGAAACACGGCCCTTTATACCCTCTGTCTGTCGGTGACGATCTATGGCGCCATGACGCATCTGGGCCCACACCTTAAGGGGTACGGCGACATGGTCGCCGCCATCGACCGCATCGACCCGGAGCACAAGCGCGACATCCTCATGTACGGCACGTTCATCCCCTCGCTCTCCTTCTACCGGAACCGGATCGCCGCCATGGGACTCGTGACCGACCGGGACCTGCGCTTTGAGGAGGACGGCGCCAACCGGGACATCTACCTTCCCACCGATGCCGACGTGGAGCGGTTTCTGGCCGCACGGGGCGAAATCTTCGTGGTGACCGACCAGGGCCAGATGGATCAGTTCCGGCTGAAGCACGCCTGCTCCGTCACGCCGGTCTTTGTCCAGCGCAAGCACACGGCCTATCTCTGCCGAAGGGAGCCTCCCCCGCACCCGGTGCCCTGA